In Luteitalea sp. TBR-22, one genomic interval encodes:
- a CDS encoding VWA domain-containing protein has translation MHTRTTRGIGGLLVAVLALAPLGAKDQAPRRASGGDSASVTAVVVDLVVRDKKGLPVTDLTADDFEVLEDGVPQQVGSFRLPSAEAGILPATTGAVNVVGTTAAARPSGSAGSASVVALVFDRLSPDSRRLTALAADRYVGKGAESPHVTGVFATDWGLEVIQGFTRDGATIRAALDKVGTRTGSQPSGSLAESRADQQRVNQLQNTLASIGTGTPQAGAAQGAAGADLQMAQMQQRMSETYTMLERDQAGYGTMNALTAVVNSLKLVPGRKSVLFFSEGLVIPPNVMPRFLALIDEANRANVAVYAMDAKGLRAESTQAEARDEINAYAAGRLDNGERNIGAGGAASRYLERNEDRLRMDPSSGLGQLANETGGFLIAGSNNFDKGFTRVSEDIRAHYVLTYSSSKPAFDGKFRSISVKVKRPGLTVSHRKGYYAVPPSADGSPVLAYEAPGLALLESSPLPNNFPITARALVFPTGESQATVPVLVGFDTRHLDYSNGAEGFSAEAVVIARLRDANGQVLAKMSEQYTLSGAAAQLANSQAGRVVFFRKPVMPPGLYSLEAIVYDTHTAKSSVRISSLEVPAPTASPVRVSSLMIVQRAEKVPQAERDATNPLYFGETLLYPNLGEPLSKAATKEVAFAFTVQPGKSPATGATMTLVRSGQVIGQAPITLDAAGADGIIRQIGRLPIEALEPGSYEIRMAVQAGTVAVNRSARFTVAP, from the coding sequence ATGCACACGCGCACGACTCGAGGGATCGGTGGACTGCTCGTCGCGGTACTGGCCCTCGCGCCGCTCGGCGCGAAGGATCAGGCGCCTCGCAGAGCCAGCGGCGGCGACTCCGCGTCGGTCACCGCGGTGGTCGTCGACCTCGTGGTCCGCGACAAGAAGGGGCTGCCGGTCACCGACCTCACGGCCGACGACTTCGAGGTGCTCGAGGACGGCGTGCCGCAGCAGGTGGGATCGTTCCGTCTGCCGTCGGCCGAGGCGGGCATCCTGCCGGCGACGACGGGAGCCGTCAACGTGGTGGGGACGACGGCGGCGGCAAGGCCATCGGGATCGGCAGGCAGCGCCTCGGTGGTGGCGCTCGTGTTCGATCGGCTCTCGCCCGATTCGCGCCGCCTCACCGCCCTCGCCGCGGACCGGTACGTCGGCAAGGGCGCCGAGAGCCCGCACGTCACCGGCGTGTTCGCCACCGACTGGGGCCTCGAGGTCATCCAGGGCTTCACGCGCGACGGCGCGACCATCCGCGCCGCGCTCGACAAGGTCGGCACGCGCACCGGTTCGCAGCCCTCCGGTTCCCTGGCCGAGTCACGCGCCGACCAGCAGCGCGTGAACCAGTTGCAGAACACCCTGGCGAGCATCGGCACCGGGACGCCACAGGCGGGCGCGGCGCAGGGCGCGGCGGGCGCCGACCTGCAGATGGCGCAGATGCAGCAGCGCATGTCGGAGACCTACACGATGCTCGAGCGCGACCAGGCGGGCTACGGCACGATGAACGCCCTCACGGCCGTGGTGAACTCCCTCAAGCTCGTGCCGGGCCGCAAGAGCGTGCTGTTCTTCTCCGAGGGGCTCGTGATCCCGCCCAACGTGATGCCGCGTTTCCTGGCGCTGATCGACGAGGCCAACCGCGCCAACGTGGCCGTGTACGCGATGGACGCCAAGGGCCTGCGCGCCGAGAGCACGCAGGCCGAGGCCCGCGACGAGATCAACGCCTACGCGGCGGGTCGGCTCGACAACGGCGAGCGCAACATCGGCGCCGGCGGCGCCGCCTCGCGCTACCTGGAGCGCAACGAGGATCGCCTGCGCATGGATCCCTCGTCGGGACTCGGGCAGCTCGCCAACGAGACCGGCGGGTTCCTCATCGCCGGCAGCAACAACTTCGACAAGGGCTTCACGCGTGTGTCGGAGGACATCCGGGCGCACTACGTGCTGACGTATTCGTCGAGCAAGCCGGCGTTCGACGGCAAGTTCCGCAGCATCAGCGTGAAGGTGAAGCGGCCGGGCCTCACCGTGTCGCACCGCAAGGGCTACTACGCGGTGCCGCCGAGCGCCGACGGCTCGCCGGTGCTGGCCTACGAGGCGCCCGGCCTGGCGCTGCTCGAGTCGTCGCCGCTGCCCAACAACTTCCCGATCACGGCGCGCGCGCTGGTGTTCCCGACCGGTGAGTCGCAGGCCACCGTGCCCGTGCTCGTGGGCTTCGACACCAGGCACCTCGATTACAGCAACGGAGCAGAGGGCTTCAGCGCCGAGGCCGTCGTCATCGCCCGACTCCGCGACGCCAACGGGCAGGTGCTCGCCAAGATGAGCGAGCAGTACACCCTGTCCGGGGCCGCGGCGCAGTTGGCCAACTCCCAGGCGGGGCGCGTGGTGTTCTTCCGCAAGCCGGTGATGCCGCCGGGCCTCTACTCCCTCGAGGCGATCGTCTACGACACGCACACGGCGAAGTCGAGCGTGCGGATCAGCAGCCTCGAAGTGCCGGCGCCGACGGCCTCGCCGGTGCGCGTCAGCAGCCTGATGATCGTGCAGCGTGCCGAGAAGGTGCCGCAGGCCGAACGAGACGCCACCAACCCGCTGTACTTCGGCGAGACGCTGCTGTATCCCAACCTCGGCGAGCCGCTGTCGAAGGCTGCGACCAAGGAGGTGGCGTTCGCCTTCACGGTCCAACCGGGCAAGTCGCCGGCGACCGGCGCGACGATGACGCTGGTCAGGAGCGGGCAGGTGATCGGCCAGGCTCCCATCACGCTCGATGCTGCCGGAGCGGACGGCATCATTCGCCAGATCGGCAGGTTGCCCATCGAGGCCCTCGAACCGGGCAGCTACGAGATCCGGATGGCGGTGCAGGCGGGGACGGTCGCGGTCAACCGGTCGGCGCGCTTCACCGTGGCGCCGTGA
- a CDS encoding tetratricopeptide repeat protein, giving the protein MIHRNTSRARGLSLALVLLVAGAPVGAQTRPAGPQRPTAESLFQQALELHQAGDILGAIAAYQASLNLNPDNPGAHSNLGAAYVRLGRYDEAIKEYRTAVEADPKNVAFQLNLGLAYYKSAQVPSAAEAFAEVLRLDKAHLNARLLLGDCYLQMGRFQQAIDVLALYESDYGDNLAYAYILGSALIETDRLDEGQRHIDRIFSKGESAEAHLLMATAHLRRSDNPAALAELQKAAALNPKLPLVHSLMGRALLRTGDQEAAAKAFASELANNPNDFQANLEIGDLRKREQKFDEAEPYIRRALRMRPQDPTARFSLAGLHVSRGETEQARGVLEGIVKDSPSFTEAYVLLATVYYRLQRREDGDRMRAVIERLNAEAQAKQPGAKAAEAAKAAAGSAPPTPERRP; this is encoded by the coding sequence GTGATCCACCGAAACACATCGCGCGCGCGTGGGCTGTCGCTGGCGCTCGTGCTGCTGGTCGCCGGCGCGCCCGTGGGGGCGCAGACGCGCCCGGCCGGCCCCCAGAGGCCCACGGCCGAGTCGTTGTTCCAGCAGGCGCTCGAACTGCATCAGGCCGGCGACATCCTCGGCGCCATCGCCGCCTACCAGGCGTCGCTGAACCTAAACCCCGACAACCCTGGCGCGCACTCCAACCTCGGGGCCGCCTACGTGCGGCTCGGGCGCTACGACGAGGCGATCAAGGAGTACCGGACGGCCGTCGAGGCCGACCCGAAGAACGTCGCGTTCCAGCTCAATCTGGGGCTCGCCTACTACAAGTCGGCGCAGGTGCCGTCGGCCGCCGAGGCGTTCGCCGAGGTGCTGCGCCTCGACAAGGCCCACCTGAATGCGCGCCTGCTGCTCGGCGACTGTTACCTGCAGATGGGCCGGTTCCAGCAGGCCATCGACGTGCTGGCGCTGTACGAGTCGGACTACGGCGACAACCTCGCCTACGCCTACATCCTCGGCAGCGCGCTGATCGAGACCGACAGGCTCGACGAGGGGCAGCGCCACATCGACCGCATCTTCAGCAAGGGCGAGTCGGCCGAAGCGCACCTGCTGATGGCCACCGCGCACCTCAGGCGCTCGGACAACCCGGCGGCGCTGGCCGAACTCCAGAAGGCGGCGGCGCTCAATCCGAAGCTGCCACTGGTGCACAGCCTGATGGGGCGGGCGCTGCTGCGGACGGGCGACCAGGAGGCCGCGGCCAAGGCGTTCGCCAGCGAACTGGCCAACAACCCGAACGACTTCCAGGCCAACCTCGAGATCGGCGACCTCCGCAAGCGCGAACAGAAGTTCGACGAGGCCGAGCCCTACATCCGCCGCGCCCTCCGCATGCGGCCTCAGGACCCGACCGCCCGCTTCTCGCTGGCCGGTCTGCACGTCTCGCGCGGCGAGACCGAGCAGGCCCGCGGCGTGCTCGAGGGCATCGTCAAGGACTCGCCGTCGTTCACCGAGGCCTACGTGCTGCTCGCGACGGTGTACTACCGCCTGCAGCGACGGGAGGACGGTGACCGCATGCGCGCGGTGATCGAGCGCCTCAACGCCGAGGCCCAGGCCAAGCAGCCGGGCGCCAAGGCTGCCGAGGCGGCCAAGGCCGCCGCCGGGAGCGCGCCGCCCACCCCGGAGCGCCGGCCGTGA
- a CDS encoding tetratricopeptide repeat protein, giving the protein MTLLAGGRVASLAACLLVASLDASAQTAPAAAPGSRVGKASASKAAPATTRAAGPTMVKANAAREDGDLEAAIDLYRQVVKAAPRQIEAWWYLGTSLYELERWADARAAFDRVVRLDKSHGAALAFRGLCTFRQGAYPEALADLMQAKALGVSGNAEIGSVARFHAGLAMTRLGQFELALNTIGEFALEGNDSPQVIEAMGVATLRMPLLPSEVPAEKREMVLMAGRGSYFMAMRLAPAARTAFEELVLRYPETPNVHYAFAVFLLTDDPDRAIREFERELTIQPGHATSHVQLAGEYLKRGDAAKARPHAEKALALAPTDFIAHRLLGQVQLEAGEVDAAIASLEQSRTLEPNSPSVYFSLAKAYARAGREADAAKARAEFTRLDRLSRLQRNGVTAVGGITP; this is encoded by the coding sequence GTGACCCTCCTTGCCGGGGGCCGCGTCGCCTCGCTCGCGGCGTGCCTCCTCGTCGCGTCCCTGGACGCGTCGGCGCAGACCGCCCCCGCTGCCGCGCCCGGCTCGCGCGTCGGCAAGGCCAGTGCCAGCAAGGCCGCGCCCGCGACGACACGCGCGGCCGGGCCGACGATGGTGAAGGCGAACGCGGCGCGTGAGGACGGCGACCTCGAGGCGGCGATCGACCTCTATCGCCAGGTGGTGAAGGCCGCGCCCCGCCAGATCGAGGCCTGGTGGTATCTCGGCACCTCGCTCTACGAGCTCGAGCGATGGGCCGATGCCCGCGCCGCCTTCGACCGCGTCGTGCGCCTCGACAAGTCGCACGGCGCGGCGCTCGCGTTCCGCGGCCTCTGCACCTTCAGGCAGGGCGCCTATCCCGAGGCGCTCGCCGACCTGATGCAGGCCAAGGCCCTCGGCGTCAGCGGCAACGCCGAGATCGGCTCGGTGGCCCGCTTCCACGCCGGTCTCGCGATGACGCGCCTCGGCCAGTTCGAACTGGCGCTCAACACCATCGGCGAGTTCGCCCTCGAGGGCAACGACTCGCCGCAGGTGATCGAGGCGATGGGCGTGGCCACCCTGCGGATGCCGCTGCTGCCCTCCGAAGTGCCCGCCGAGAAGCGCGAGATGGTGCTGATGGCCGGGCGCGGCAGCTACTTCATGGCGATGCGCCTCGCGCCCGCGGCGCGCACGGCGTTCGAGGAACTGGTGCTCCGGTACCCCGAGACGCCGAACGTCCATTACGCCTTCGCCGTCTTCCTGCTCACCGACGATCCCGACCGTGCGATCCGCGAGTTCGAGCGCGAGCTGACGATCCAGCCGGGGCACGCGACGTCGCACGTCCAACTGGCCGGCGAGTACCTGAAGCGCGGCGACGCGGCCAAGGCGCGGCCGCACGCGGAGAAGGCGCTCGCGCTCGCGCCGACCGACTTCATCGCGCATCGGCTCCTGGGGCAGGTGCAGCTCGAGGCCGGCGAGGTCGATGCGGCGATTGCCTCGCTGGAGCAGAGCCGCACGCTGGAGCCCAACAGCCCCAGCGTGTACTTCTCGCTGGCCAAGGCGTACGCCAGGGCGGGGCGGGAGGCGGATGCGGCGAAAGCGCGCGCGGAGTTCACCCGCCTCGACCGCCTGAGCCGCCTGCAGCGCAACGGCGTGACCGCGGTGGGTGGGATCACGCCCTGA
- a CDS encoding carboxypeptidase regulatory-like domain-containing protein — translation MSMFGVFSRMRWVAAATLALAMPVLAHAQGGSTTATVRGTVSDTQGGVLPGATVTVIDEGTKATRNTVTDDRGGYLFSGLFPGTYTVKVELQGFKTYEQTKLVLSPADTRGVDVALEVGQLNEVVSVTSSPEIIQTETGAREGVLRAEQIDKLSIIGRSSLELLRILPGVVAPDQSTMQSVGFGSGGNNTQAYTVNGVRSSNNTVSLDGSALIDIGSNSGVIVTLNNDMVQEVKVQSSNYAAEYGSSGMSVSAVTKSGTSRFRGTLYDYIRDSKFSANDRSNSIAGTEKPKDTYQYPGGNVGGPIIIPGWDYAKNRDKFFFFVGYEYQKQNVDSGSRFTTVPTERMKRGDFSELYANTGSNLNMPTVVNIPGGFPGAGEPAPNNNIAPYIHPLGQYLVNNYPNPNYSDPNNRFNYVYSALEPQNRNDLKMRFDWNINNNTKAYVRFARESELNDQPRGGWWGPSQVALPTPNVADSAGRSYSFNLVNVLGPTTTAETLVSYSRLTLDNYYRDPSRVRKDQVGINFEGMFPGASPYLPLQTIHSWGGSQVGDLWSPVNDVFAYNDALQISHKLTKIVGTHGLKFGGSATKLTKEQNFQNEENVQLIYANWASGSTGNTVADMMIGKFAQAEQGTQIPVGNFRAWNFDVFAQDSWKVKPNLTLEYGLRMAYMPNNIEVNGLGGVFDPAFYNANAGTFLDPGTYQQLNGYRYAATGQVEKNLVGNRAPYWMPRVNVAWNIDGDGNNVIRGGYGMFVNRPMGNVEYDTTLRIAPNAYRTGVSPGDVGTDFAGGQGLNYDTLRLVNGFARAGGGAIGVNTPSVDPDERVWPTTHSYSISYARRIPWGQVIEAAYVGTKGRDLVSRTDGNAIPLGGMSSGGVIGNADMRNPLHRSAAAVSVVNSFRPFQAYSGVTIFDYNGITDYNSLQVTLSRQTSSKFSYFGTYTFARSTGSLGGEYSTLDPIDPSRSQGVLESDRTHIFNFSWNAVLPDPIQDGPAILKGILNGWQLSGISTVASGIPIRLRLTGAINTDGMEQYFFGTPSFVGDRTGAFAPVYVSDPRTGNSSLGDKLFDINAIRLPNPAAGEVGDINPPYNLRYPTRMNHDLTIFKDFRLPNENRIQFRVGFFNLFNMAYAGVRSDLTNDIDLMLETQCNVTVNGVPNGAGGTVDNVCDPTGGFRFTDNTIRNFGKINLLRGRRVVEFALKYYF, via the coding sequence ATGTCCATGTTCGGAGTGTTCAGCAGGATGAGGTGGGTGGCGGCCGCAACGCTGGCGCTGGCGATGCCGGTGTTGGCGCATGCGCAAGGCGGTTCGACCACGGCGACGGTCCGTGGCACCGTCAGCGACACGCAGGGAGGCGTGTTGCCCGGCGCCACGGTCACGGTCATCGACGAAGGCACCAAGGCGACGCGCAACACGGTCACCGACGATCGTGGCGGTTACCTGTTCAGCGGCTTGTTCCCGGGCACCTACACCGTCAAGGTGGAGTTGCAGGGCTTCAAGACGTACGAGCAGACCAAACTGGTGCTGTCGCCGGCCGACACCCGCGGCGTCGACGTCGCGCTCGAGGTCGGCCAGCTGAACGAGGTCGTCTCGGTGACCTCGTCGCCCGAAATCATCCAGACCGAGACGGGCGCCCGTGAGGGCGTGCTCCGGGCCGAGCAGATCGACAAGCTGTCGATCATCGGCCGCAGCTCGCTCGAGCTGCTCCGCATCCTCCCTGGCGTCGTCGCCCCCGACCAGAGCACGATGCAGAGCGTCGGCTTCGGCTCGGGTGGCAACAACACGCAGGCCTACACGGTCAACGGCGTCCGCAGCTCGAACAACACCGTCAGCCTCGACGGTTCGGCGCTGATCGACATCGGCTCCAACAGCGGCGTGATCGTCACCCTGAACAACGACATGGTTCAGGAAGTGAAGGTCCAGAGCTCCAACTACGCTGCCGAGTACGGCTCGAGCGGCATGAGCGTGAGCGCCGTCACCAAGTCGGGCACGTCCCGCTTCCGCGGCACCCTGTACGACTACATCCGCGACTCGAAGTTCAGCGCCAACGACCGGTCCAACTCGATCGCGGGCACCGAGAAGCCGAAGGACACGTACCAGTACCCCGGCGGCAACGTCGGCGGCCCGATCATCATCCCGGGCTGGGACTACGCGAAGAACCGCGACAAGTTCTTCTTCTTCGTGGGCTACGAGTACCAGAAGCAGAACGTCGACTCCGGCTCGCGGTTCACCACCGTGCCGACCGAGCGCATGAAGCGCGGCGACTTCAGCGAGCTGTATGCCAACACTGGGTCGAACCTCAACATGCCGACCGTCGTGAACATCCCGGGTGGCTTCCCGGGGGCGGGTGAGCCGGCGCCCAACAACAACATCGCGCCCTACATCCACCCGCTCGGCCAGTACCTGGTGAACAACTACCCGAATCCGAACTACTCGGATCCGAACAACCGGTTCAACTACGTGTACTCGGCCCTCGAGCCGCAGAACCGCAACGACCTCAAGATGCGGTTCGACTGGAACATCAACAACAACACCAAGGCCTACGTCCGGTTCGCCCGCGAGTCCGAGCTGAACGACCAGCCGCGCGGCGGCTGGTGGGGCCCGTCGCAGGTCGCCCTGCCGACGCCCAACGTCGCCGACAGCGCCGGCCGCAGCTATTCGTTCAACCTCGTCAACGTCCTCGGCCCGACGACGACCGCCGAGACGCTGGTGAGCTACAGCCGCCTGACGCTCGACAACTACTACCGTGACCCGTCGCGCGTGCGGAAGGACCAGGTGGGGATCAACTTCGAGGGCATGTTCCCGGGGGCGAGCCCCTACCTGCCCCTGCAGACCATCCACAGCTGGGGCGGCAGCCAGGTGGGTGACCTCTGGTCGCCGGTCAACGACGTGTTCGCCTACAACGACGCGCTGCAGATCAGCCACAAGCTGACGAAGATCGTCGGCACCCACGGCCTGAAGTTCGGCGGCAGCGCCACCAAGCTGACCAAGGAACAGAACTTCCAGAACGAGGAGAACGTGCAGCTGATCTACGCCAACTGGGCGAGCGGCAGCACCGGCAACACCGTGGCCGACATGATGATCGGCAAGTTCGCGCAGGCCGAGCAGGGCACGCAGATCCCGGTGGGCAACTTCCGCGCCTGGAACTTCGACGTGTTCGCGCAGGACAGCTGGAAGGTCAAGCCGAACCTGACCCTCGAGTACGGCCTCCGTATGGCGTACATGCCGAACAACATCGAGGTGAACGGCCTCGGCGGCGTGTTCGACCCGGCGTTCTACAACGCCAACGCGGGCACCTTCCTCGACCCCGGCACGTACCAGCAGCTGAACGGCTACCGGTACGCGGCGACGGGCCAGGTGGAGAAGAACCTGGTCGGCAACCGCGCCCCCTACTGGATGCCGCGCGTCAACGTCGCCTGGAACATCGACGGCGACGGCAACAACGTCATCCGCGGCGGCTACGGCATGTTCGTCAACCGCCCGATGGGCAACGTCGAATACGACACCACGCTGCGCATCGCGCCCAACGCGTACCGCACCGGCGTGTCGCCCGGCGACGTGGGCACCGACTTCGCCGGCGGCCAGGGCCTCAACTACGACACGCTGCGCCTGGTGAACGGCTTCGCCCGCGCCGGTGGCGGCGCCATCGGCGTCAACACGCCGAGTGTGGACCCTGACGAGCGCGTGTGGCCGACGACGCACAGCTACTCGATTTCCTATGCCCGGCGCATTCCCTGGGGGCAGGTCATCGAGGCGGCCTACGTGGGCACCAAGGGACGTGACCTCGTGAGCCGCACCGACGGCAACGCGATCCCGCTCGGCGGCATGTCCAGCGGCGGCGTCATCGGCAACGCCGACATGCGCAACCCGCTGCACCGCTCGGCCGCGGCCGTCTCTGTGGTCAACTCGTTCCGCCCGTTCCAGGCCTACTCGGGCGTCACGATCTTCGACTACAACGGCATCACCGACTACAACTCGCTGCAGGTCACCCTCAGCCGCCAGACGAGCAGCAAGTTCTCGTACTTCGGCACCTACACGTTCGCCCGGTCCACCGGGTCGCTCGGCGGCGAGTACTCGACCCTCGACCCGATCGATCCGTCGCGGTCGCAGGGCGTCCTCGAGAGCGACCGCACGCACATCTTCAACTTCTCGTGGAACGCCGTGCTGCCCGATCCCATCCAGGACGGCCCGGCCATCCTCAAGGGCATCCTGAACGGCTGGCAGCTGTCGGGCATCTCCACCGTCGCCAGCGGCATCCCGATCCGCCTCCGCCTCACCGGTGCCATCAACACCGACGGCATGGAGCAGTACTTCTTCGGCACGCCGTCGTTCGTCGGTGACCGCACGGGCGCCTTCGCGCCGGTGTACGTCTCCGACCCGCGCACGGGCAACAGCAGCCTCGGCGACAAGCTCTTCGACATCAACGCCATCCGGCTGCCGAACCCGGCCGCAGGCGAGGTGGGGGACATCAACCCGCCGTACAACCTGCGCTACCCGACGCGCATGAACCACGACCTGACGATCTTCAAGGACTTCCGGTTGCCGAACGAGAACCGCATCCAGTTCCGCGTCGGGTTCTTCAACCTGTTCAACATGGCCTATGCCGGCGTCCGGTCGGACCTCACCAACGACATCGACCTGATGCTCGAGACGCAGTGCAACGTGACGGTCAATGGCGTGCCCAACGGCGCGGGCGGCACGGTCGACAACGTGTGCGACCCCACCGGCGGGTTCCGCTTCACCGACAACACGATCCGCAACTTCGGCAAGATCAACCTGCTGCGCGGCCGCCGCGTGGTGGAGTTCGCGCTGAAGTACTACTTCTAG
- a CDS encoding CRTAC1 family protein — protein sequence MSHPWLPRSSSRRAFLRAAGAAGLAAAWPATTRTQQGALFEVVPPSRSGISWVHDNAMSEFRYLPETCGSGCAIFDFDGDGWMDLYLVNSGPADFFTPKTPLRNALYKNNRDGTFTDVTEQAGVPGGTFGMGVAVGDYDNDGFPDLFVTAYGNCTLYRNNGNGTFTDVTEKAGLRVPGWTTSAVWFDYDNDGRLDLFVCSFVEFSLKTNVFCGDNKLGRRYYCIPRVFKPSASFLFHNNGDGTFTDVTRGTDIARALGKGLGVVATDINKDGQLDLFVANDTVQNFLFMNRGKGAWEEIGLASEVGFSANGQPRSGMGVDAADFDQDGWEDLFVANVDQEMFSLYKNRGNESFQDVAHANGIAQSTRLLSGWGLKFFDYDNDGHLDLMLANGHPDDMIEHYSTQVTYKEPLLLFHNEGGKLKDVSKQAGDAFAAQYPARGLAVGDLDNDGRLDVLINNNGAAPLLLQNRAGQGNHWVGLSLQGVTCNRDAIGARISWSVGGKVTRRFKTGGGSYLSAHDPREILGLGPATQVDWVEIAWPAPSTRVDRLTNVKVDAYQKVVEGKGVVNV from the coding sequence ATGTCCCACCCGTGGCTCCCGCGATCCTCGTCGCGCCGCGCCTTCCTGCGGGCCGCCGGCGCTGCCGGCCTGGCCGCCGCCTGGCCGGCGACGACGCGAACGCAGCAGGGCGCGCTGTTCGAGGTCGTGCCCCCGTCACGCAGCGGCATCAGTTGGGTGCACGACAACGCGATGTCCGAGTTCCGCTACCTGCCCGAGACCTGCGGCTCGGGCTGCGCCATCTTCGACTTCGATGGCGACGGGTGGATGGACCTCTATCTCGTCAACAGCGGCCCGGCCGACTTCTTCACGCCGAAGACGCCGCTGCGCAACGCCCTCTACAAGAACAACCGCGACGGCACGTTCACCGACGTCACCGAGCAGGCCGGCGTGCCCGGCGGCACCTTCGGCATGGGCGTGGCCGTGGGTGACTACGACAACGACGGGTTTCCTGACCTGTTCGTGACCGCCTACGGCAACTGCACGCTGTACCGCAACAACGGCAACGGCACGTTCACCGACGTGACCGAGAAGGCCGGGCTGCGGGTGCCTGGCTGGACGACCAGCGCGGTGTGGTTCGACTACGACAACGACGGCCGCCTCGACCTGTTCGTGTGCAGCTTCGTCGAGTTCTCACTGAAGACCAACGTGTTCTGCGGCGACAACAAGCTCGGGCGGCGCTACTACTGCATCCCGCGCGTGTTCAAGCCGTCGGCCTCGTTCCTGTTCCACAACAACGGCGACGGCACGTTCACCGACGTGACCAGGGGCACCGACATCGCCCGCGCGCTCGGCAAGGGCCTCGGCGTGGTGGCCACCGACATCAACAAGGACGGGCAGCTCGACCTGTTCGTGGCCAACGATACGGTGCAGAACTTCCTGTTCATGAACCGCGGCAAGGGCGCGTGGGAGGAGATCGGCCTGGCCTCCGAGGTCGGCTTCTCGGCCAACGGCCAGCCGCGGTCGGGCATGGGCGTGGACGCGGCCGACTTCGACCAGGACGGCTGGGAAGACCTGTTCGTCGCCAACGTCGACCAGGAGATGTTCTCGCTCTACAAGAACCGCGGGAACGAGTCGTTCCAGGACGTGGCGCACGCCAACGGCATCGCCCAGTCCACCCGCCTGCTCAGCGGCTGGGGCCTGAAGTTCTTCGACTACGACAACGACGGCCACCTCGACCTGATGCTCGCCAACGGCCACCCGGACGACATGATCGAGCACTACTCCACGCAGGTGACCTACAAGGAGCCGCTGCTGCTCTTCCACAACGAGGGTGGCAAGCTGAAGGACGTCAGCAAGCAGGCCGGCGACGCCTTCGCGGCGCAGTATCCGGCCCGCGGGCTCGCGGTCGGCGACCTCGACAACGACGGTCGCCTCGACGTCCTCATCAACAACAACGGCGCCGCTCCGCTCCTGCTGCAGAACCGGGCCGGCCAGGGGAATCACTGGGTGGGCCTGTCGCTGCAGGGCGTGACCTGCAACCGCGATGCGATCGGCGCGCGCATCAGCTGGTCGGTCGGCGGCAAGGTCACCCGACGGTTCAAGACCGGCGGCGGCAGCTACCTGTCGGCGCACGACCCTCGCGAGATCCTCGGCCTCGGGCCCGCCACCCAGGTGGACTGGGTCGAGATCGCCTGGCCCGCCCCGAGCACCCGCGTCGACCGCCTCACCAACGTGAAGGTCGATGCGTACCAGAAGGTGGTGGAGGGGAAGGGCGTGGTTAACGTTTGA